The Acetomicrobium flavidum genome window below encodes:
- a CDS encoding ABC transporter ATP-binding protein, which translates to MSWLKKKLILTRSQRSTYLRLISYLKPYLGRLFAAIACMSISSLLAVLPPWLLKNIVDDVLIQKNLFLLHFLALGIVLIYLCKAVFSYGQTYLMGWVGQRVIMDIRVQLYDHMQKMSLRYLYKSRIGDLISRITNDVMTLQNLVTNVVIDLVVQSVTFVAVIIFLLALNWRLALLTFVVLPLTGYVLNAASKKLRIVGYEIQEELGRVVAIAQEALSAIRIVRSFATEDEELDKFKNQNVSNFRALMHGMQIHAVLEGAVEVILIGALALILWIGGREVVRGRSTPGELIAFIGYLGLLVQPVRVLSKVVSGLQRGLAAADRIFEVLNISTEVRPPRYPIVLEDVKGMIDFEDIYFAYEDELWILRGINLHIEPGEKVAIVGRTGAGKSTLVDLIPRFYDPNRGSIKIDGYDVRQLDLKALRKHIGIVPQDPVLLKGSIAYNIAYGCPWATHEDIVRAAWQAGILDFIKSLPDGFDTEIGERGVTLSGGQRQRIAIARAIVRNPRILIMDEATSSLDAAMEQHIQESMQRAMEGRTSLVIAHRLSTVRNADRIIVLEGGKIVEEGDHDALLKQNGVYAELYSLQMGEKSSSAGHG; encoded by the coding sequence ATGTCTTGGTTAAAGAAGAAACTCATATTGACCAGATCGCAGAGAAGCACTTATCTGCGTCTGATAAGTTATTTAAAGCCCTATTTGGGCAGATTGTTTGCTGCTATCGCCTGCATGTCCATTTCTTCCCTGTTGGCGGTGTTGCCGCCCTGGTTGCTCAAAAACATAGTCGATGACGTATTGATACAGAAAAACCTATTCTTGCTTCATTTTCTGGCCCTAGGCATAGTTTTAATCTACCTGTGCAAGGCGGTATTTTCGTATGGGCAGACCTATTTGATGGGTTGGGTGGGGCAACGCGTGATAATGGATATAAGGGTTCAGCTTTACGATCACATGCAGAAGATGTCCTTAAGATACCTATATAAGTCTCGCATAGGCGATTTGATCTCCCGCATAACGAACGACGTGATGACCCTTCAAAACCTGGTGACTAACGTAGTAATCGATCTGGTCGTACAAAGCGTTACCTTTGTAGCAGTGATAATATTTCTTTTGGCATTGAACTGGCGACTGGCTTTGCTCACCTTTGTGGTCCTTCCGTTGACTGGATATGTTTTAAACGCAGCCTCAAAGAAGCTTCGCATTGTGGGCTACGAAATTCAGGAGGAACTTGGCAGGGTCGTTGCCATAGCACAGGAAGCCCTTTCTGCAATAAGGATAGTGAGGTCCTTTGCCACAGAGGACGAGGAGCTGGATAAATTTAAAAACCAAAATGTGTCTAACTTCCGCGCCCTCATGCATGGCATGCAAATTCATGCTGTTTTAGAGGGTGCCGTCGAGGTCATCCTGATCGGGGCGCTGGCGTTGATCTTATGGATAGGCGGAAGAGAGGTCGTAAGAGGCAGGAGCACTCCGGGGGAATTGATAGCCTTCATAGGTTACTTGGGCTTACTTGTACAGCCGGTAAGGGTGTTAAGCAAGGTAGTTTCCGGACTTCAAAGGGGATTGGCCGCTGCCGACAGAATATTTGAGGTGCTGAATATCTCCACAGAGGTACGTCCGCCTCGCTACCCCATAGTGCTTGAGGACGTCAAGGGCATGATAGACTTTGAGGATATCTACTTTGCCTACGAGGACGAGCTTTGGATCCTAAGGGGCATCAACCTTCACATCGAGCCCGGCGAGAAGGTTGCCATTGTCGGTCGCACCGGTGCCGGGAAATCCACCTTGGTCGACTTAATTCCAAGGTTCTACGATCCCAACAGGGGAAGCATCAAGATAGATGGGTATGACGTGAGACAGTTGGATTTAAAGGCGCTTCGAAAGCACATCGGCATCGTCCCGCAAGACCCCGTATTGCTTAAGGGTTCCATTGCCTACAATATAGCCTACGGCTGCCCATGGGCAACTCATGAAGATATAGTTCGGGCGGCATGGCAGGCCGGGATATTGGATTTCATAAAGAGCTTACCGGATGGTTTTGATACAGAGATAGGCGAGAGGGGCGTCACCCTAAGCGGCGGTCAGCGCCAGCGCATAGCCATTGCTCGGGCCATAGTCAGAAATCCGAGGATTCTCATAATGGATGAGGCAACGTCATCCCTGGATGCAGCCATGGAGCAACACATACAGGAATCAATGCAAAGGGCGATGGAGGGAAGGACATCTCTGGTCATAGCCCACAGGCTTTCAACCGTCAGAAATGCAGATCGCATAATCGTCTTGGAGGGTGGCAAGATCGTCGAAGAGGGAGATCACGATGCCTTGCTGAAGCAAAACGGCGTGTACGCCGAGCTGTACTCCCTCCAGATGGGCGAAAAGAGCTCAAGCGCGGGACATGGCTAA
- a CDS encoding LpxI family protein, with protein MQFKGLAIIAGDGRLPLEIARRLTTRGYPPIVYSFGEHEASLSKFALELIELSSLNLGFVIEDMRRRGVCEIIMAGVVPKTLMYHQGLHDEQLKKLLQSLESRDDHNLLGNIVLTLEKEGFKVIGYKEIISDWLAPEGHFAGRLPTNGELEDVEYGKAIAKVLLPLSFGQTLVVHKKAVVAVEAMEGTDAMLLRAGSLAKGGVVIKMMRPDQDERYDLPTVGVRTLQNMLNAGLKCLAVEAGKTVIIKPDEFKRFASDFDISVLGVRH; from the coding sequence ATGCAGTTTAAAGGACTTGCCATCATAGCAGGTGATGGTCGGCTGCCCCTTGAAATAGCGCGTCGTCTCACCACGCGGGGGTATCCTCCCATAGTGTATTCCTTTGGAGAACACGAGGCATCCCTCTCGAAGTTTGCCCTGGAATTAATTGAACTTTCCAGCCTGAACTTGGGATTCGTCATCGAAGACATGAGGCGTAGGGGTGTCTGTGAAATAATTATGGCGGGGGTAGTGCCAAAGACCCTGATGTATCATCAGGGATTGCACGACGAGCAGTTAAAAAAATTACTTCAAAGCTTAGAATCTCGCGACGATCACAACTTGCTCGGCAATATAGTCTTGACTTTGGAAAAAGAAGGTTTTAAGGTAATTGGCTACAAGGAAATCATCTCCGATTGGCTTGCCCCTGAGGGGCATTTTGCCGGCAGGCTTCCGACAAATGGCGAGCTTGAGGACGTGGAATACGGCAAGGCCATTGCAAAGGTGTTGCTTCCCCTCTCCTTTGGACAGACATTGGTGGTACATAAAAAGGCAGTAGTTGCCGTGGAGGCAATGGAGGGAACGGACGCCATGTTGCTTAGGGCCGGCAGCCTGGCTAAGGGCGGCGTAGTCATAAAGATGATGCGTCCCGATCAGGACGAACGATACGATTTACCTACCGTGGGAGTTAGGACGTTACAGAACATGTTGAACGCCGGTCTTAAGTGCCTTGCCGTTGAGGCAGGAAAGACCGTGATAATCAAACCTGACGAGTTTAAGCGTTTTGCTTCGGATTTCGACATATCCGTTCTGGGGGTAAGGCATTGA
- a CDS encoding glycosyltransferase family protein, which yields MKAVYILTNGPGELWDWARPLVYELDKRGIRSVLWLLPCQFASGMERTCAHRLSFYRIIGPYNWAKTFYESIRARDVGLVVQLGGDLMFGRFLSRMSGAELFCYTYGRKRGLRGCSRVFTAYEVMADHIREDGVSPLVIGDLVADSLRLDLDVGEGPKMGLPAQKYTSRKVALFPGSRPAIRRRALSYLRELYGHLRSLLDIDVITLLSPFSLDEEVKAWEEAGLNPTRESTPFALRGVDLALTQPGTNTLELLYLRVPTLVAVPYAFLSDIPFSGLKGVMLRLPLVKDRLLQSLSKKKGMLSWPNRITGINLIPELVGDYTPKELAEAMIEYLNDIDWLKKTSELMGQLTSSYGASKRLAEEIMQCLG from the coding sequence ATGAAGGCGGTATATATACTTACAAACGGTCCGGGAGAGCTTTGGGATTGGGCTAGGCCCTTGGTTTACGAGCTCGATAAAAGGGGGATCAGATCCGTATTATGGTTGCTCCCGTGCCAGTTCGCTTCCGGCATGGAAAGAACCTGTGCCCACAGGCTTTCCTTTTATCGCATCATCGGTCCCTACAATTGGGCAAAGACCTTTTATGAGTCGATCAGGGCAAGAGATGTTGGGTTAGTCGTACAGCTTGGCGGAGACTTGATGTTTGGAAGGTTTTTATCGAGGATGAGCGGCGCGGAGCTTTTCTGCTATACCTATGGCAGGAAAAGGGGACTGCGCGGTTGTTCCAGGGTCTTTACCGCTTATGAGGTCATGGCAGACCACATTCGAGAAGATGGCGTTTCCCCCCTGGTGATTGGCGATCTGGTCGCCGATTCTCTGAGATTGGATCTTGACGTGGGCGAAGGCCCTAAAATGGGTTTACCGGCTCAAAAGTACACGTCACGAAAAGTTGCCCTTTTCCCGGGCAGCAGGCCGGCCATAAGGCGAAGGGCCTTGTCTTATTTAAGGGAACTGTACGGCCATCTTCGAAGCTTATTGGATATAGACGTCATAACCTTGCTTTCGCCTTTTTCTTTGGACGAAGAGGTAAAGGCATGGGAAGAAGCCGGCTTGAATCCAACCAGGGAAAGCACCCCGTTTGCTTTAAGGGGCGTAGATTTGGCGTTGACGCAGCCTGGTACTAACACGTTGGAATTGCTTTATTTAAGGGTGCCTACTCTCGTGGCAGTGCCTTACGCCTTTTTAAGCGATATACCGTTTAGCGGACTTAAGGGAGTTATGTTGCGTTTGCCCTTGGTTAAAGATAGGCTGTTGCAGTCCCTATCTAAAAAGAAGGGCATGCTCTCGTGGCCTAATAGAATAACAGGTATAAACTTGATCCCTGAACTTGTGGGAGATTACACGCCAAAGGAGCTTGCAGAGGCGATGATCGAATATTTAAACGACATCGATTGGCTTAAAAAAACGTCCGAACTGATGGGCCAATTGACATCGTCATACGGGGCCTCGAAGCGATTGGCGGAGGAGATAATGCAATGTCTTGGTTAA
- a CDS encoding KdsC family phosphatase, with translation MMDIKLLALDVDGTLTDGSVYMDGEGHEFKRFDIQDGMGIAMLRRQGIEVAIISGRFSASTDQRAKDLGIPFVFNGVKDKLATLVSLSEKLNLKPEEVAYMGDDVNDIECIKWAGLGVAVANARQETKEAADYVTASSGGQGAVREVADMLLKRGR, from the coding sequence ATGATGGATATTAAGCTTTTGGCGCTGGATGTGGATGGGACGTTGACCGACGGATCGGTTTACATGGACGGCGAAGGCCATGAATTTAAACGTTTTGACATCCAAGACGGCATGGGAATTGCCATGCTAAGGCGCCAGGGCATCGAGGTTGCGATTATAAGCGGAAGGTTTTCTGCCTCCACCGATCAACGAGCAAAGGACCTGGGCATACCCTTTGTATTTAATGGCGTGAAGGATAAGCTGGCTACCCTTGTATCCCTTTCCGAAAAGCTGAACTTGAAGCCTGAGGAAGTTGCCTACATGGGCGATGACGTCAACGATATCGAATGCATCAAGTGGGCTGGCCTCGGCGTAGCGGTGGCGAATGCCAGACAGGAGACGAAAGAAGCTGCAGATTACGTCACGGCCTCAAGCGGCGGACAAGGGGCCGTCAGGGAAGTTGCCGATATGCTCCTTAAGAGGGGACGGTAG
- a CDS encoding Na/Pi cotransporter family protein produces MGTILMACGGIALFLYGMTKMGEGLQKIAGDKLRRILETLTSSRLSGVAVGLIVTAIIQSSGATSVMCVSFVNAGIMRFEQAIGVIMGANIGTTVTAQMVAFRLERAALPAIALGMALMLLGKRKSVKEGWADCFMGFGMLFLGLSITGDAVMPLQSYPPFINILCIGRTNPFLGVIVGIIFTALLQSSSAVTGLLVMLASRDVMDLGSALPIILGANIGTTSTALLASINTSLAARRTAYAHLLFNIVGVAIFFPFLKPFQRIVAYTSTDMARQIANAHTIFNITTTLLLLPLMPQFASLACRLVKGTEQAIEYGPKYLDAKLVSVPFMAVVQTQKEVIRMAKLCLENLETAVGIFRGDPKADRKRFDNIEETIDEIEEAISYYVAKVFQQNVNSAQAKILTSAISISADLERIGDHATAIVELADYKEKHNLPFSQEAVEELNEMLDKAVESVRTVVEALETGDKRKAASIIPMDDVLDELERNLRSRHIQRLNKGICYPASGVVFLDMLSHLERIGDHAVNIAEEIMSV; encoded by the coding sequence TTGGGAACGATACTTATGGCATGCGGAGGCATAGCCCTCTTTTTATACGGAATGACAAAGATGGGAGAGGGCTTACAGAAGATCGCCGGAGACAAGCTGAGAAGGATCCTTGAGACGCTTACGTCGAGCCGCCTATCGGGCGTTGCCGTAGGGTTAATCGTTACGGCCATAATCCAATCGTCCGGTGCCACCTCAGTGATGTGCGTAAGTTTCGTGAATGCAGGGATAATGAGATTTGAACAGGCCATCGGAGTGATAATGGGCGCAAACATAGGTACAACCGTGACAGCGCAGATGGTGGCCTTTAGGCTCGAACGAGCTGCTTTGCCAGCAATAGCGCTGGGGATGGCTTTGATGTTGCTGGGCAAGAGGAAAAGCGTAAAGGAAGGTTGGGCCGATTGCTTCATGGGCTTTGGCATGCTATTCTTGGGACTTTCCATCACCGGAGATGCCGTAATGCCTTTGCAATCTTACCCTCCATTTATAAACATCCTGTGCATAGGAAGGACCAACCCCTTTTTAGGCGTGATAGTGGGAATAATATTTACGGCCCTACTTCAATCCTCATCGGCAGTCACCGGACTTTTGGTGATGTTGGCCTCGAGGGATGTGATGGATTTGGGGTCAGCTCTTCCGATAATACTTGGGGCCAACATTGGAACAACTTCGACGGCGCTTCTGGCCTCCATAAACACTTCCCTAGCCGCCAGAAGGACCGCCTACGCTCACCTTCTGTTCAATATTGTCGGGGTGGCGATATTTTTCCCATTTTTAAAACCATTTCAACGAATCGTAGCCTATACCAGCACTGACATGGCAAGACAGATCGCTAACGCACATACTATATTCAACATCACGACCACACTGCTTTTATTGCCGCTTATGCCTCAATTCGCGTCCCTGGCGTGCAGGCTCGTCAAAGGTACAGAGCAGGCCATTGAGTACGGTCCCAAATACCTGGACGCAAAATTGGTCTCCGTCCCCTTCATGGCGGTGGTGCAGACCCAAAAGGAAGTCATAAGGATGGCAAAGCTGTGCCTTGAAAATCTGGAAACGGCAGTAGGGATATTTCGAGGAGATCCGAAGGCAGACAGGAAGCGTTTCGACAACATAGAGGAGACGATTGACGAGATCGAGGAGGCCATAAGCTATTACGTGGCAAAAGTCTTCCAGCAGAACGTAAATAGCGCTCAGGCAAAGATATTAACTTCGGCCATAAGCATTTCCGCTGACCTTGAACGAATCGGAGATCATGCCACGGCGATCGTGGAACTTGCAGATTATAAAGAAAAACATAACCTCCCCTTTTCCCAGGAGGCCGTGGAAGAGCTGAACGAGATGCTGGACAAAGCGGTTGAATCGGTAAGGACCGTGGTCGAGGCGCTCGAGACCGGCGATAAACGAAAGGCAGCTAGCATAATACCCATGGACGACGTGTTGGATGAGCTGGAAAGAAACCTCCGTTCCAGACACATACAAAGGTTGAACAAAGGAATATGCTATCCCGCTTCTGGCGTTGTATTTCTGGACATGCTGAGCCACCTGGAAAGGATAGGCGATCACGCCGTCAACATAGCGGAAGAGATAATGTCCGTTTAG
- the lpxB gene encoding lipid-A-disaccharide synthase, translating into MSLFLSCGEASGDHYAGCLIKALDGRLGRCWGMLGPEGTTSGGHEVWSYSELQVMGISEGLKSLLRLSRLKDRMANSVLKEMPDCVVVIDSPDYHIPLIKAIRRKGYRNPIFYVSPPTAWAWRAKRADVIRDLEVTCFPLFEFEHRFYTDKGVESRWMGHPLLDDLCDYAPDEDVINAYSGKRIVALLPGSRSTEVRRLAPVLREVGVELKRMGYNPVVSVAKSLPSVDRQALKRMDSGLSFFEGKGVDLMYVSEFVIGACGTAAVEAMMLDKFMVALYKASFLSYLVYKLMVKTQWVAMPNILLGREVYPELLQGEVKASSALEAVLRYLKDTTKVHNDLAKARSKMGDRGAYKFWADVIAETVGR; encoded by the coding sequence TTGAGCTTATTTTTAAGCTGCGGTGAGGCCTCCGGCGACCATTATGCCGGATGCCTCATAAAGGCCTTAGATGGCAGGCTGGGGCGTTGTTGGGGGATGCTCGGACCCGAAGGCACTACGTCGGGAGGGCATGAAGTTTGGAGCTACAGCGAGCTTCAGGTCATGGGCATTTCGGAAGGCCTCAAAAGCCTTTTAAGGCTGTCTCGCCTCAAAGATAGAATGGCAAATTCCGTACTGAAGGAGATGCCCGATTGTGTGGTGGTCATCGATAGCCCCGACTACCATATACCCTTGATTAAGGCGATTCGAAGAAAGGGGTATCGAAACCCTATCTTTTATGTCTCGCCGCCGACGGCTTGGGCGTGGCGGGCAAAGAGGGCTGATGTGATCAGGGATCTTGAGGTAACGTGTTTCCCGTTGTTTGAGTTCGAACACCGCTTTTACACCGACAAGGGAGTCGAAAGCCGCTGGATGGGACATCCCTTGCTGGATGACCTGTGCGATTACGCCCCGGACGAAGATGTAATTAATGCCTATAGCGGAAAACGCATAGTTGCCCTCCTGCCGGGCAGCAGATCGACAGAGGTCAGGCGCCTTGCCCCTGTTTTAAGGGAAGTTGGCGTCGAACTGAAGCGTATGGGCTATAATCCGGTGGTCTCTGTCGCCAAAAGCTTGCCTTCCGTCGATCGGCAGGCGCTAAAAAGAATGGATAGCGGCTTGTCGTTTTTTGAGGGCAAGGGAGTTGACCTGATGTACGTGTCGGAATTTGTCATCGGTGCCTGCGGTACAGCTGCCGTGGAGGCCATGATGTTGGATAAATTCATGGTCGCTTTGTACAAGGCCTCGTTTTTAAGCTATTTGGTCTACAAGCTCATGGTTAAAACGCAGTGGGTTGCCATGCCCAACATACTGTTGGGGCGCGAAGTTTACCCCGAGCTGCTTCAAGGCGAGGTCAAAGCTTCATCGGCGCTGGAGGCGGTGTTAAGGTATTTGAAGGACACAACAAAGGTACACAACGATCTGGCAAAGGCCAGAAGCAAGATGGGCGATCGCGGAGCGTACAAATTTTGGGCTGACGTCATTGCCGAAACGGTGGGACGATGA
- the lpxC gene encoding UDP-3-O-acyl-N-acetylglucosamine deacetylase yields the protein MKRVTLQRPIEVEGLGLHSGKISKVVMLPSDGGDGIMIGAVKGQMPYPIGECDIFSPGRSTCVVLPSGHTIFTMEHLLAALYGMGVDDIIVLVDGDEIPIFDGSAGQWVKLLEEAGLREREGTEKTIYSVCSPLCVEDESGDAWVACLPCENLKVTYVISFDDVSIGTQTFVAEVTRTRFVEEIAPSRTFVRLKDVEELKKEGLARGGSLHNALVFGNDGLLNDTQMRFANECARHKALDLLGDLALVGLPLQAHVIGYKAGHRLHLRLVDRLRRLCKGGWS from the coding sequence ATGAAAAGGGTAACCCTTCAAAGGCCGATTGAAGTCGAGGGCTTGGGATTACACAGCGGCAAGATTAGCAAGGTTGTAATGCTTCCCTCCGATGGGGGAGATGGTATAATGATTGGCGCCGTAAAGGGGCAAATGCCCTATCCCATAGGAGAGTGCGATATATTCTCTCCTGGGCGTTCAACATGTGTTGTATTGCCCAGCGGGCATACGATCTTTACGATGGAGCACTTGCTGGCTGCCCTTTACGGAATGGGCGTTGACGATATCATAGTATTGGTGGATGGTGACGAGATCCCCATATTTGACGGCAGTGCAGGTCAATGGGTCAAGCTTTTGGAAGAAGCTGGCCTAAGGGAGAGGGAAGGTACCGAAAAGACGATTTATAGCGTATGCTCTCCCCTTTGCGTCGAGGACGAATCTGGCGATGCCTGGGTGGCGTGCTTGCCCTGCGAAAATCTGAAGGTCACTTACGTGATCTCTTTTGATGACGTCTCCATAGGGACTCAAACCTTTGTCGCGGAGGTTACAAGAACAAGGTTTGTCGAAGAGATTGCTCCTTCCAGGACTTTCGTCAGGCTCAAGGATGTGGAGGAGCTGAAAAAAGAAGGGTTGGCCCGCGGAGGAAGCTTGCATAATGCCTTGGTCTTCGGCAATGATGGTCTGCTGAACGATACCCAGATGCGTTTTGCCAATGAATGTGCCCGCCATAAGGCCCTGGATTTACTGGGCGATTTGGCGTTAGTGGGGTTGCCCCTGCAGGCGCACGTGATCGGTTACAAGGCAGGCCACAGGCTTCACTTGCGTTTGGTGGACCGATTAAGACGGCTGTGTAAAGGTGGTTGGAGCTGA
- the lpxA gene encoding acyl-ACP--UDP-N-acetylglucosamine O-acyltransferase, with protein sequence MKGTIHPTAIVSSKAELDEGVTIGPYSIIEDEVFIGKNTVIGAYVRIFNFVQIGQDCRIYENAVIGGEPQDHSFRGERTKVVVGDRTIIREGVTIHRATGEGQSTVIGDDVFLMEGVHVGHNVRIGNHVIVANKSGLAGYCEVEDYANLGGMVGIHQFVKIGRLCMIGGLSKVVKDIPPFVLADGRPARIYGINKVGLQRAGFDSTLREHIKRIYRQLYHNGLPLRQAVEMMRRQGLGDPIITEIVSFFDRSRRGLVPWPSARVFMGDVE encoded by the coding sequence ATGAAGGGGACCATACATCCGACTGCTATCGTATCTTCCAAGGCCGAACTGGACGAAGGGGTTACCATAGGTCCCTACAGCATCATTGAAGATGAGGTATTTATCGGCAAAAATACCGTGATAGGGGCTTACGTGAGGATATTTAATTTTGTCCAGATTGGGCAGGATTGCAGGATATATGAAAATGCTGTCATAGGCGGGGAGCCGCAGGATCATTCCTTTCGTGGCGAAAGGACGAAGGTCGTCGTGGGCGATCGCACAATAATAAGGGAAGGCGTGACGATACACCGTGCCACGGGCGAAGGGCAATCTACCGTGATCGGTGATGACGTGTTTCTGATGGAGGGTGTTCACGTGGGACATAACGTTAGGATCGGAAATCACGTCATTGTGGCAAACAAAAGCGGGCTTGCCGGCTACTGTGAGGTGGAAGATTACGCCAATCTCGGGGGAATGGTGGGAATACATCAGTTCGTCAAGATAGGCAGGTTGTGCATGATCGGAGGCCTATCCAAGGTCGTAAAGGATATCCCCCCCTTCGTCCTGGCGGACGGAAGGCCCGCAAGGATCTACGGCATAAATAAGGTCGGCCTTCAGCGTGCAGGCTTTGACTCGACGTTAAGGGAGCATATAAAGCGAATTTACAGACAACTTTATCACAATGGATTGCCCTTAAGACAAGCTGTCGAGATGATGCGAAGGCAAGGCCTTGGCGATCCCATCATCACTGAGATAGTAAGCTTCTTCGATAGATCCAGGAGAGGCTTGGTGCCATGGCCCAGCGCGCGCGTCTTCATGGGAGATGTGGAATGA
- the lptG gene encoding LPS export ABC transporter permease LptG produces the protein MAGFRIRLLDKFIINEFYPTFVFGVMVFTTLLVAGDLLFDIADLLIQSRVPFGVVFRLFLYRLPGVVVLTLPMAALLATILSFGKMAAQSELTAIKASGISFYRVLRPIILASIIVGGCALLFNETVVPLTDRAADNVMRYEVAKQKPALLKEQMFLKEEKGGKLSRVIYIGKLFPQEGNMDDVLIQEFDSDKLVRIMTAKGGEWKDGEWWLYNGQVFNVTQEGLVEPLFSFERQQLTLPLSPAQVVASSQDPKKMSALELYSYIKLMKIQGVDVDSLWVLLHLRLAVPWASVVLALVGASVGAGSRRSGSGMGIGVSIILVFAYYVFMSFCRSLGQGGYLSPLAAAWIPNLIFLLCGSYTAKRANR, from the coding sequence ATGGCCGGATTTCGAATTAGGTTGCTGGACAAGTTCATCATAAACGAATTTTATCCGACCTTCGTCTTCGGCGTAATGGTCTTTACGACCCTCCTTGTCGCAGGAGACCTGCTTTTTGACATAGCCGATCTGCTCATACAAAGCCGGGTGCCCTTTGGGGTCGTTTTCAGGTTGTTTCTGTATCGCCTGCCTGGCGTGGTGGTGCTGACGTTGCCCATGGCAGCCCTTTTGGCGACCATATTGAGCTTTGGAAAGATGGCGGCGCAGTCGGAGTTAACGGCCATAAAGGCCTCCGGAATAAGTTTCTATCGCGTCTTGCGCCCCATAATCTTGGCCAGCATCATCGTTGGCGGTTGTGCGCTCCTTTTCAATGAGACCGTAGTTCCGTTGACGGACAGGGCAGCCGATAACGTCATGAGGTATGAGGTGGCCAAACAGAAGCCGGCGTTGCTCAAGGAGCAGATGTTTTTGAAGGAAGAGAAGGGCGGAAAATTGTCGAGGGTCATCTACATAGGGAAGCTCTTTCCTCAAGAGGGAAATATGGACGACGTGCTGATACAGGAGTTCGACTCCGACAAGCTTGTGCGTATAATGACGGCCAAAGGCGGCGAATGGAAGGACGGAGAGTGGTGGCTTTACAACGGCCAGGTCTTTAACGTCACCCAGGAAGGCTTGGTAGAGCCTCTTTTCAGTTTCGAAAGACAACAACTGACGCTTCCGCTGTCGCCTGCCCAGGTAGTTGCCAGCTCGCAGGATCCCAAAAAGATGTCGGCCCTTGAGCTTTACAGCTATATTAAATTGATGAAGATCCAGGGCGTGGACGTCGATTCCCTATGGGTCCTCTTGCACCTCAGGCTGGCCGTCCCTTGGGCAAGCGTCGTGCTGGCCCTGGTGGGAGCTTCGGTAGGAGCCGGAAGCAGGCGGTCTGGATCCGGCATGGGCATCGGCGTGTCGATCATCTTGGTCTTCGCCTACTACGTCTTCATGTCCTTTTGCCGTTCCCTGGGACAGGGCGGTTACCTCTCGCCCCTTGCGGCGGCCTGGATCCCGAACTTGATATTTTTGTTGTGCGGATCTTATACGGCCAAAAGGGCCAACAGGTGA
- the fabZ gene encoding 3-hydroxyacyl-ACP dehydratase FabZ yields the protein MDLEKYVDIHKIMEFLPHRYPFLLVDRILEVDEGRIVGLKNVTINEPFFQGHFPDEPVMPGVLVLEAMGQVAAMMIVLRPDMQGMVTYLTGVDKAKFRRPVCPGDQLITEAKVCRLRGRVGQVKAVARVNDEMAAEALFSFVVAKNLLQRG from the coding sequence ATGGACTTGGAGAAGTATGTTGACATTCACAAGATAATGGAGTTTCTCCCTCACAGGTACCCCTTTTTATTGGTGGACAGGATACTCGAGGTTGACGAAGGAAGGATAGTGGGGCTTAAAAATGTTACCATTAACGAGCCCTTCTTTCAGGGGCATTTTCCGGACGAGCCCGTCATGCCGGGCGTCCTGGTCTTGGAGGCGATGGGGCAAGTTGCAGCCATGATGATAGTCCTTCGTCCCGACATGCAGGGCATGGTCACCTACCTGACGGGCGTGGACAAGGCCAAGTTTCGAAGGCCCGTGTGTCCGGGAGATCAGTTGATAACCGAGGCAAAGGTTTGCAGGTTGCGAGGACGCGTGGGGCAAGTGAAGGCAGTGGCACGCGTCAACGATGAGATGGCTGCGGAAGCGTTGTTCAGCTTCGTGGTGGCCAAGAATTTGTTGCAGAGGGGATAG